A genomic region of Acidimicrobiales bacterium contains the following coding sequences:
- a CDS encoding ATP-binding cassette domain-containing protein has translation MDRPYPEAEMTLTDTQPQGGRPAAALAPPAIEARGLVKTFGETRAVDGLDLVVPTGGVYGVLGPNGAGKTTTIRMLATLIPPDAGSARVLGHDIRTEGDAVRGEVSLTGQLASVDEELTGRENLVLLGRLLGLTRAGARTRADELLEAFGISDASGRLVKHFSGGMRRRLDIAASIVV, from the coding sequence GTGGACCGACCCTATCCGGAGGCCGAGATGACCCTCACTGACACCCAACCCCAGGGCGGCCGGCCGGCCGCGGCCCTGGCCCCACCCGCCATCGAGGCCCGCGGCCTGGTCAAGACGTTCGGGGAGACCCGGGCCGTCGACGGCCTGGACCTCGTCGTCCCCACCGGGGGGGTCTACGGCGTGCTCGGCCCCAACGGGGCGGGCAAGACGACGACGATCCGCATGCTGGCCACCCTGATCCCGCCCGACGCCGGCAGCGCCCGCGTGCTGGGCCACGACATCCGCACCGAGGGCGACGCCGTGCGGGGCGAGGTGAGCCTCACCGGCCAGCTGGCGTCCGTCGACGAGGAGCTGACCGGCCGGGAGAACCTGGTCCTGCTCGGCCGGCTGCTCGGGCTCACCCGGGCGGGCGCGCGGACACGCGCCGACGAGCTGCTCGAGGCGTTCGGGATCAGCGACGCGTCCGGGCGGCTGGTCAAGCACTTCTCCGGCGGGATGCGCCGGCGGCTGGACATCGCGGCGAGCATCGTCGTCA
- a CDS encoding AAA family ATPase — protein sequence MSELVGREQPAAVLDAELDRTLASHGGLVLVAGEAGIGKSSLVAGAVDRARHGGAAVAVGTCWDREGAPGYWPWVQALRALERSAGPETWAGARAEAGGELGLLLGEGGGALGPAAGDAFGLHDAVTTLLVALARARPVVVVLEDLHWADPPTLRLLEFAARHGWYERLLLVGTYRDVEVEAGDHPLAPLIAPLVAKARAVTLTGLSPAQVGEVVTRTTGRTAPPEVVDELHRRTGGNPFFVEQTARLWQSTGVVDGVAPGVRDAVDRRLALLPEQVRDALATAALLGRATHRPVLGAVLGRAGPELDAVLGEALAARLLVLAEDGRLAFVHDLVREALVAGLAPDEARRRHAAVVAALDRPEAAEEVAALVEPGDLAHHAHRAGDRVDAERTVGLLLAAARAAASRMAVDEEAGHLRRALSVLPADRARPRAFVSVELGWALLRTGDLAASRRAFEEAAATALDLDDAALLTRAALSLRASVWLVASDEDRRRAAELVDRAHRRLVVDQGHPSAATSALGREQELTAVALEMCRRSGDERALWDALVARHDALWAPGTAGDRIDLADEMLAVAHRTGDLSSEVEASQRRVLDLVELGDPRALDEHEAFQARARHLSSGMSRGLARWTGALVAGLQGHFDEARALLDEAAAIDARAGHQHDDVLALAVQVRWSIELQQGRDDAIDTLLGAATEAGHPHAGLLRAVTALERGAVDRARAYADEVAGTGAEPARWFAPLWLRFRAQLAAATGDAERLDGARAALAPLRGCWAAMDQGPVDGPFSLWAGLVELGAGRWDEAAGAFEAAAAEAERLGARPWAVEARSRLAEARLARDPGDPGAAALLLAVEDEARALGMARVVARAQALGRAAGSPGPVPAPTAEPAPPGGPPATDDGGRPTFRRDGDVWALAYAGTTAHVPHAKGLADIDTLLARPGMGVRAVDLLHPEGGGAARAARSLGGDAVLDEQAKAAYRTRLGQLDDEIDRALARHDDTRAGALDAERAALIDELRRATGLGGRSRRLGDDAERARKAVTERIRDTLRKLDAAHPALAAHLRATVRTGATCAYEPPGRPGG from the coding sequence GTGTCGGAGCTGGTGGGTCGGGAGCAACCGGCGGCCGTCCTCGACGCCGAGCTGGACCGCACCCTGGCCAGCCACGGGGGCCTGGTCCTGGTGGCCGGGGAGGCCGGCATCGGCAAGTCGTCGCTGGTGGCCGGGGCGGTGGACCGGGCCCGCCACGGCGGCGCCGCGGTGGCCGTGGGCACGTGCTGGGACCGCGAGGGCGCCCCCGGGTACTGGCCCTGGGTCCAGGCCCTGCGCGCCCTCGAGCGCAGCGCCGGGCCCGAGACGTGGGCCGGGGCCCGGGCCGAGGCCGGCGGGGAGCTGGGCCTCCTGCTGGGCGAGGGGGGCGGGGCCCTGGGGCCGGCCGCGGGCGACGCCTTCGGCCTCCACGACGCGGTCACCACCCTGCTGGTGGCGCTGGCCCGGGCCCGCCCGGTGGTGGTGGTGCTCGAGGACCTCCACTGGGCCGATCCCCCCACCCTGCGGCTGCTGGAGTTCGCGGCCCGCCACGGCTGGTACGAGCGCCTCCTGCTGGTCGGCACCTACCGGGACGTCGAGGTCGAGGCCGGCGACCACCCCCTGGCCCCCCTGATCGCCCCGCTGGTGGCCAAGGCCCGGGCCGTGACCCTCACCGGGCTCTCCCCGGCCCAGGTGGGCGAGGTGGTGACCCGCACCACCGGCCGGACCGCGCCGCCGGAGGTGGTCGACGAGCTCCACCGCCGCACCGGCGGCAACCCCTTCTTCGTGGAGCAGACGGCCCGCCTGTGGCAGAGCACGGGCGTGGTGGACGGGGTCGCCCCCGGGGTGCGCGACGCCGTCGACCGGCGGCTGGCCCTCCTGCCCGAGCAGGTCCGCGACGCCCTGGCCACCGCCGCCCTGCTGGGCCGGGCCACCCACCGGCCGGTGCTGGGGGCGGTGCTGGGCCGGGCCGGGCCCGAGCTCGACGCCGTGCTGGGCGAGGCCCTGGCCGCCCGCCTCCTGGTGCTGGCCGAGGACGGCCGCCTGGCCTTCGTCCACGACCTGGTGCGCGAGGCGCTGGTGGCCGGGCTGGCCCCCGACGAGGCCCGCCGGCGCCACGCCGCGGTGGTGGCCGCCCTCGACCGCCCCGAGGCCGCCGAGGAGGTGGCCGCCCTGGTCGAGCCGGGCGACCTGGCCCACCACGCCCACCGGGCCGGGGACCGGGTCGACGCCGAGCGCACCGTCGGGCTGCTGCTGGCCGCGGCCCGGGCCGCGGCCAGCCGCATGGCCGTCGACGAGGAGGCCGGCCACCTGCGCCGGGCCCTGTCCGTCCTGCCCGCCGACCGGGCCCGCCCGCGGGCCTTCGTGTCGGTCGAGCTGGGTTGGGCGCTGTTGCGCACCGGTGACCTGGCCGCCAGTCGCCGGGCCTTCGAGGAGGCGGCGGCCACCGCCCTCGACCTGGACGACGCCGCCCTGCTGACCCGGGCCGCCCTGAGCCTGCGGGCCTCGGTGTGGCTGGTGGCCTCCGACGAGGACCGGCGCCGGGCGGCCGAGCTGGTCGACAGGGCCCACCGGCGCCTGGTGGTGGACCAGGGCCACCCGTCGGCCGCCACCAGTGCCCTCGGCCGCGAGCAGGAGCTGACCGCGGTGGCGCTGGAGATGTGCCGCCGGTCGGGCGACGAGCGGGCCCTGTGGGACGCCCTCGTGGCCCGGCACGACGCCCTGTGGGCCCCGGGGACGGCCGGGGACCGGATCGACCTGGCCGACGAGATGCTGGCCGTGGCCCACCGCACCGGCGACCTGTCCTCGGAGGTGGAGGCCAGCCAGCGCCGGGTGCTCGACCTGGTGGAGCTGGGCGACCCCCGGGCCCTGGACGAGCACGAGGCCTTCCAGGCCCGGGCCCGGCACCTGAGCTCGGGCATGTCCCGGGGCCTGGCCCGGTGGACGGGCGCCCTGGTGGCCGGTCTCCAGGGCCACTTCGACGAGGCCCGGGCCCTGCTCGACGAGGCCGCCGCCATCGACGCCCGGGCCGGCCACCAGCACGACGACGTGTTGGCCCTGGCCGTCCAGGTCCGGTGGTCGATCGAGCTCCAGCAGGGCCGCGACGACGCCATCGACACGCTGCTGGGCGCGGCCACCGAGGCCGGCCACCCCCACGCCGGCCTGCTGCGGGCCGTGACCGCCCTGGAGCGGGGGGCGGTCGACCGGGCCCGGGCCTACGCCGACGAGGTGGCCGGCACCGGGGCCGAGCCGGCCCGCTGGTTCGCCCCCCTGTGGCTGCGCTTCCGGGCCCAGCTGGCGGCGGCGACCGGCGACGCCGAGCGGCTCGACGGGGCCCGGGCCGCCCTGGCCCCGCTGCGGGGGTGCTGGGCCGCCATGGACCAGGGCCCGGTCGACGGGCCCTTCTCCCTGTGGGCCGGCCTGGTCGAGCTGGGGGCGGGCCGGTGGGACGAGGCCGCCGGGGCCTTCGAGGCGGCGGCGGCCGAGGCCGAGCGGCTGGGCGCCCGGCCCTGGGCGGTCGAGGCCCGGAGCCGCCTGGCCGAGGCCCGCCTGGCCCGCGACCCGGGCGACCCCGGCGCCGCCGCCCTCCTGCTTGCCGTGGAGGACGAGGCCCGGGCCCTGGGCATGGCCCGGGTGGTGGCCCGGGCCCAGGCCCTGGGCCGGGCCGCGGGCTCCCCCGGCCCGGTTCCCGCCCCCACCGCCGAGCCGGCGCCGCCGGGTGGCCCGCCGGCGACCGACGACGGCGGCCGCCCCACGTTCCGGCGCGACGGCGACGTGTGGGCCCTGGCCTACGCCGGCACCACCGCCCACGTCCCGCACGCCAAGGGGCTGGCCGACATCGACACGCTGCTGGCCCGGCCCGGCATGGGCGTCCGGGCCGTCGACCTGCTCCACCCCGAGGGCGGTGGGGCGGCCCGGGCCGCGCGCTCCCTGGGGGGTGACGCCGTGCTCGACGAGCAGGCCAAGGCCGCCTACCGGACCCGGCTGGGCCAGCTCGACGACGAGATCGACCGGGCCCTGGCCCGCCACGACGACACCCGGGCCGGGGCCCTCGACGCCGAGCGGGCCGCCCTCATCGACGAGCTGCGGCGGGCCACGGGGCTGGGCGGGCGCAGCCGCCGCCTGGGCGACGACGCCGAGCGCGCCCGCAAGGCCGTGACCGAGCGCATCCGCGACACCCTGCGGAAGCTGGACGCGGCCCACCCGGCCCTGGCCGCCCACCTGCGGGCCACCGTCCGCACCGGTGCCACCTGCGCCTATGAGCCCCCGGGCCGTCCCGGGGGCTGA
- a CDS encoding ribonuclease HII yields MPTRSAPARPRMRRALQGKAPSLAVERELWADGHEVVVGLDEVGRGAWAGPLTVAAAVLPPDRRVNGVRDSKALTAVERERLYDRVAGWCAAWGVGHASAAECDALGMSEAQRLAARRALAGLGVEVGAALIDGKWDFVGAATTRMIVKGDARCLSIAAASVLAKVTRDRMMRELAGDHPGFEFAANKGYPCPRHKLALRGHGPTAVHRMSWAFVDDLPWSTAARDRVVAREAAREEARLQAQRLQGRLFA; encoded by the coding sequence GTGCCCACCCGCTCGGCGCCCGCCCGGCCCCGGATGCGCCGCGCCCTGCAGGGCAAGGCCCCGTCCCTGGCCGTCGAGCGCGAGCTGTGGGCCGACGGCCACGAGGTGGTGGTCGGCCTGGACGAGGTGGGCCGGGGCGCCTGGGCCGGGCCCCTGACCGTGGCCGCCGCCGTCCTCCCCCCGGATCGGCGGGTCAACGGCGTGCGGGACTCCAAGGCCCTGACCGCGGTGGAGCGCGAGCGGCTCTACGACCGGGTCGCCGGCTGGTGCGCGGCGTGGGGCGTGGGCCACGCGTCGGCGGCCGAGTGCGACGCGCTGGGCATGTCCGAGGCCCAGCGCCTGGCCGCCCGCCGGGCCCTGGCCGGCCTGGGGGTGGAGGTGGGGGCCGCCCTCATCGACGGCAAGTGGGACTTCGTGGGCGCCGCCACCACCCGCATGATCGTCAAGGGCGACGCCCGCTGCCTGTCCATCGCCGCCGCCTCCGTGCTGGCCAAGGTCACCCGCGACCGCATGATGCGGGAGCTGGCCGGTGACCACCCCGGCTTCGAGTTCGCGGCCAACAAGGGCTACCCGTGCCCCCGCCACAAGCTGGCCCTCCGGGGCCACGGCCCCACTGCCGTGCACCGCATGAGCTGGGCCTTCGTCGACGACCTGCCCTGGTCGACCGCGGCGCGCGACCGGGTGGTGGCCCGCGAGGCGGCCCGGGAGGAGGCCCGCCTCCAGGCCCAGCGGCTCCAGGGCCGCCTGTTCGCCTGA
- a CDS encoding GYD domain-containing protein: protein MPKYVMLSTLGPDGAARLRDDPQRLKAVNGELEAMGVKVLEQYALLGQYDFLNVLEAPDEVTMAKVATALGARGTLKTLTLTAIDVDTYIESLGRGVG, encoded by the coding sequence ATGCCCAAGTACGTGATGCTGTCGACGCTCGGCCCCGACGGCGCCGCCCGGCTGCGCGACGACCCGCAGCGGCTGAAGGCGGTGAACGGCGAGCTGGAGGCCATGGGGGTCAAGGTGCTGGAGCAGTACGCCCTGCTCGGCCAGTACGACTTCCTCAACGTCCTGGAGGCGCCGGACGAGGTCACCATGGCCAAGGTGGCCACCGCCCTGGGGGCCCGGGGCACGCTCAAGACCCTGACCCTGACCGCCATCGACGTGGACACCTACATCGAGTCCCTGGGCCGGGGCGTCGGCTGA
- a CDS encoding L,D-transpeptidase produces the protein MRVARAVGPVLVAACLGTLGGVLATTGRDAPVVAGRVGPTVATAPALVEGAWPISGLPQGPSRPLAFPVADAAGPFVEVFDSPDAAEPEVLANPTWEGLPVVFRVLEDRLDGWLRIQVSSRPNGRTGWVRAEAVTRREVPNWIRVELAARRLTVLHGDTPLLSTTVAVGRDDTPTPLGTYFVDGVRPLEPPDPAYGAGQLSVSAFSPTLESFGGGVGQIALHGTFATGLLGEPTSNGCVRMDNGAVIQVMWLAPTGTPVEIIP, from the coding sequence ATGCGTGTCGCCCGGGCGGTCGGCCCCGTGCTCGTCGCCGCCTGCCTGGGCACCCTGGGCGGCGTGCTGGCCACCACGGGCCGCGACGCGCCCGTGGTCGCCGGCCGGGTGGGCCCGACGGTGGCGACGGCCCCCGCGCTGGTGGAGGGGGCCTGGCCCATCAGCGGCTTGCCCCAGGGCCCGAGCCGGCCGCTGGCCTTCCCGGTGGCCGACGCCGCCGGGCCCTTCGTCGAGGTGTTCGACAGCCCCGACGCCGCCGAGCCGGAGGTGCTGGCCAACCCCACCTGGGAGGGCCTGCCGGTGGTGTTCCGGGTGCTGGAGGACCGCCTCGACGGCTGGCTGCGGATCCAGGTGTCGTCTCGCCCCAACGGCCGCACCGGATGGGTGCGGGCCGAGGCGGTGACCCGGCGCGAGGTCCCCAACTGGATCCGGGTCGAGCTGGCCGCCCGCCGCCTCACCGTGCTCCACGGCGACACCCCCCTGCTCTCGACCACCGTGGCCGTGGGGCGCGACGACACCCCCACCCCGCTGGGCACGTACTTCGTCGACGGGGTCCGGCCCCTGGAGCCGCCGGACCCGGCCTACGGGGCGGGCCAGCTCAGCGTCAGCGCCTTCAGCCCCACCCTGGAGAGCTTCGGCGGGGGCGTGGGCCAGATCGCCCTCCACGGCACCTTCGCCACCGGCCTGCTGGGCGAGCCCACCAGCAACGGCTGCGTCCGCATGGACAACGGGGCCGTCATCCAGGTCATGTGGCTGGCCCCCACCGGCACCCCGGTCGAGATCATCCCCTGA
- a CDS encoding adenylate/guanylate cyclase domain-containing protein, with translation MTDGEQEALGDELTPSGEAAGAGPTLRGLLAEQGVDDATLDRAQAAGVLGFLAVERFAVPDPARYDLDELAAVTGMPARQITLIWRSLGLPEPRPGGRIFTEVDAEMLGTVAGLMELGLVEPDLAVQMSRVIGWSLARVATAMVDSFEADPATRAADDPQMALVANTMLPTMTQVIEHVWRRHLQIAARRRIVRELDTGEGRDVKAVGFADLVGFTTLSQQVDEHTLASIVGRFEEIAYDTVTSFEGRVVKMIGDEVMYVVDDPAEAVRVGLALAEEYAADEALSDVRVGIACGPVLEREADLYGPVVNLASRVVNIAFPGSVVTTDEVRTAVGDDEALAWKSLKPRRIKDIGRVPLWSVRRADDDDRAGPRSVVRERRTEAREERLAALEEARVRTRSGSGRSRPR, from the coding sequence GTGACCGATGGCGAGCAGGAGGCCCTGGGCGACGAGCTCACGCCGTCGGGCGAGGCTGCCGGCGCCGGGCCCACGCTGCGGGGCCTGCTGGCCGAGCAGGGCGTCGACGACGCCACCCTGGACCGGGCCCAGGCCGCCGGGGTCCTGGGCTTCCTGGCCGTCGAGCGCTTCGCCGTGCCCGACCCGGCCCGGTACGACCTCGACGAGCTGGCCGCCGTCACCGGCATGCCGGCCCGGCAGATCACCCTCATCTGGCGGTCCCTGGGCCTGCCCGAGCCCCGGCCCGGCGGGCGGATCTTCACCGAGGTCGACGCTGAGATGCTGGGCACGGTGGCCGGCCTCATGGAGCTGGGGCTGGTCGAGCCGGACCTGGCCGTCCAGATGAGCCGGGTCATCGGCTGGTCGCTGGCCCGGGTGGCCACGGCCATGGTCGACTCCTTCGAGGCCGACCCCGCCACCCGGGCCGCCGACGACCCGCAGATGGCCCTGGTGGCCAACACCATGCTCCCGACCATGACCCAGGTCATCGAGCACGTGTGGCGGCGCCACCTGCAGATCGCGGCCCGGCGCCGCATCGTCCGCGAGCTCGACACCGGCGAGGGGCGGGACGTGAAGGCGGTGGGCTTCGCCGACCTGGTCGGCTTCACCACCCTCAGCCAACAGGTCGACGAGCACACCCTGGCCAGCATCGTGGGCCGCTTCGAGGAGATCGCCTACGACACCGTCACCAGCTTCGAGGGCCGGGTGGTGAAGATGATCGGCGACGAGGTCATGTACGTGGTCGACGACCCGGCCGAGGCGGTGCGGGTGGGCCTGGCCCTGGCCGAGGAGTACGCCGCCGACGAGGCCCTGTCCGACGTGCGGGTGGGCATCGCCTGCGGCCCGGTGCTGGAGCGGGAGGCCGACCTGTACGGCCCGGTGGTCAACCTGGCCAGCCGCGTCGTCAACATCGCCTTCCCGGGCTCGGTGGTGACCACCGACGAGGTCCGCACCGCGGTGGGCGACGACGAGGCGTTGGCCTGGAAGTCGCTCAAGCCCCGGCGCATCAAGGACATCGGGCGGGTGCCGCTGTGGTCGGTGCGCCGGGCCGACGACGACGACCGGGCCGGGCCCCGCTCGGTGGTGCGCGAGCGCCGCACCGAGGCCCGGGAGGAGCGCCTGGCCGCCCTGGAGGAGGCCCGGGTCCGGACCCGCTCGGGCTCCGGGCGCTCCCGGCCGCGGTAG
- a CDS encoding NAD(P)H-dependent glycerol-3-phosphate dehydrogenase encodes MDIRVAVIGSGSWGTTVAALAAGNTPTTLWSRRPELAEQIRTEHRNGDYLPDHQLPASLHATADLEEAVSQADVLVMGVPSLGFRSTLEQVAEHLRPWVPVVSLAKGLEVGTRQRMSEIITEVTPGHPVGVLTGPNLAREILAGHAAAAVMAMDDHNVARALQALFRTELFRVYTNEDVVGCELGGVLKNVIAIAAGMADGLGAGDNTRAAVVTRGLNEMTRLGMALGGEALTFSGLAGMGDLVATCISPQSRNRHVGERLGRGETIEEIIAAMNMVAEGVRTSKVVCELADELDIDMPIAAQVKAVCHDGRAADAAYRGLLKRDSGHELAGVRPGR; translated from the coding sequence ATGGACATCAGGGTGGCGGTGATCGGGTCCGGGTCGTGGGGGACCACCGTCGCCGCCCTGGCCGCGGGCAACACGCCCACCACCCTGTGGTCCCGGCGGCCCGAGCTGGCCGAGCAGATCCGCACCGAGCACCGCAACGGCGACTACCTCCCCGACCACCAGCTGCCCGCCTCGCTGCACGCCACCGCCGATCTGGAGGAGGCCGTCAGCCAGGCCGACGTGCTGGTCATGGGGGTGCCGTCGCTGGGCTTCCGCTCCACCCTGGAGCAGGTGGCCGAGCACCTGCGGCCCTGGGTGCCGGTGGTCAGCCTGGCCAAGGGCCTGGAGGTCGGCACCCGCCAGCGGATGAGCGAGATCATCACCGAGGTGACCCCCGGCCACCCCGTCGGAGTGCTGACCGGGCCCAACCTGGCCAGGGAGATCCTGGCCGGCCACGCCGCCGCCGCGGTGATGGCCATGGACGACCACAACGTGGCCCGCGCCCTCCAGGCCCTGTTCCGGACCGAGCTGTTCCGCGTCTACACCAACGAGGACGTGGTCGGCTGCGAGCTGGGGGGCGTGCTCAAGAACGTCATCGCCATCGCCGCCGGCATGGCCGACGGGCTGGGGGCGGGCGACAACACCCGGGCCGCGGTGGTCACCCGGGGCCTCAACGAGATGACCCGCCTGGGCATGGCCCTGGGGGGCGAGGCCCTGACCTTCTCGGGCCTGGCCGGCATGGGCGACCTGGTGGCCACGTGCATCAGCCCCCAGAGCCGCAACCGCCACGTGGGCGAGCGCCTGGGCCGGGGCGAGACCATCGAGGAGATCATCGCGGCCATGAACATGGTGGCCGAGGGGGTCAGGACCTCGAAGGTGGTGTGCGAGCTGGCCGACGAGCTGGACATCGACATGCCCATCGCCGCCCAGGTCAAGGCGGTGTGCCACGACGGCCGCGCCGCCGACGCGGCCTACCGGGGCCTGCTCAAGCGCGACTCGGGCCACGAGCTGGCCGGCGTCCGCCCCGGCCGGTGA
- the cofC gene encoding 2-phospho-L-lactate guanylyltransferase, protein MPAAVVVPVKAFRTAKVRLAAALDPAARAELARQMATLVVAAAAPLPVTVVCDDEEVAAWARGLGVTVAWTPGLGLDGAVEAGVEAVAATGADRVVVAHADLPLARDLAPLADGPRDEVTLVPDRRQDGTNVIVLPARCGFRFAYGPGSFARHRAEAARLGLAVRTIRDARLGWDVDLPTDLDLPTEADLARAAVADPT, encoded by the coding sequence GTGCCGGCCGCCGTCGTGGTCCCCGTGAAGGCGTTCCGCACCGCCAAGGTGCGCCTGGCCGCCGCCCTCGACCCGGCGGCCCGGGCCGAGCTGGCCCGGCAGATGGCCACCCTGGTGGTGGCGGCGGCCGCTCCCCTGCCGGTCACCGTGGTGTGCGACGACGAGGAGGTGGCGGCCTGGGCCCGGGGCCTCGGCGTCACCGTGGCCTGGACCCCGGGCCTGGGCCTGGACGGGGCGGTGGAGGCCGGGGTGGAGGCGGTGGCCGCGACCGGGGCCGACCGGGTGGTGGTGGCCCACGCCGACCTGCCCCTGGCCCGCGACCTGGCCCCCCTGGCCGACGGCCCCCGGGACGAGGTGACCCTGGTGCCGGACCGTCGCCAGGACGGCACCAACGTGATCGTCCTGCCGGCCCGGTGCGGGTTCCGCTTCGCCTACGGGCCCGGCTCCTTCGCCCGCCACCGGGCCGAGGCGGCCCGGCTGGGCCTGGCCGTGCGCACCATCCGCGACGCCCGGCTGGGCTGGGACGTCGACCTGCCCACCGACCTGGACCTGCCCACCGAGGCCGACCTGGCCCGGGCCGCGGTCGCCGACCCGACGTGA
- a CDS encoding PIG-L deacetylase family protein, which yields MTVRSRDLDVPERALAVGAHPDDVEFGAGATLARWAAVGCEVSLLVCTDGSKGTWDPDADQAELVATRQAEQRAAAEALGARGAVVFLGLVDGELAADREATAAVARHIRELRPDVLLGHDPWRRHRLHPDHRAAGRIVVDALVAARDPHFFPEHGVAHHRPGALLLFEADVADHAEVAPPEALEAKLAALEAHRSQFRSTMFITDEDAGEERDRFRRRVRDEAAVAGRRVGRAGAELFARLPTDR from the coding sequence GTGACCGTCCGCTCCCGCGACCTGGACGTCCCCGAGCGGGCCCTGGCCGTGGGCGCCCACCCCGACGACGTCGAGTTCGGGGCCGGGGCCACCCTGGCCCGGTGGGCGGCCGTGGGGTGCGAGGTGTCGCTGCTGGTCTGCACCGACGGCTCCAAGGGCACGTGGGACCCCGACGCCGACCAGGCGGAGCTGGTGGCCACCCGCCAGGCCGAGCAGCGGGCCGCGGCCGAGGCCCTGGGGGCCCGGGGGGCGGTGGTGTTCCTGGGCCTCGTGGACGGTGAGCTGGCGGCCGACCGGGAGGCCACCGCGGCGGTGGCCCGCCACATCCGGGAGCTGCGGCCCGACGTGTTGCTGGGCCACGACCCGTGGCGGCGCCACCGCCTCCACCCCGACCACCGGGCCGCGGGACGGATCGTGGTCGACGCCCTGGTGGCGGCCCGCGACCCACACTTCTTCCCGGAGCACGGCGTGGCCCACCACCGGCCCGGGGCGCTGCTGCTGTTCGAGGCCGACGTCGCCGACCACGCCGAGGTGGCCCCCCCCGAGGCCCTGGAGGCCAAGCTGGCCGCCCTGGAGGCCCACCGCAGCCAGTTCCGCTCGACCATGTTCATCACCGACGAGGACGCCGGCGAGGAGCGCGACCGCTTCCGCCGCCGGGTCCGGGACGAGGCCGCGGTGGCCGGTCGCCGGGTGGGCCGGGCCGGGGCCGAGCTGTTCGCCCGGCTGCCCACCGATCGCTGA